One Lucilia cuprina isolate Lc7/37 chromosome 4, ASM2204524v1, whole genome shotgun sequence DNA segment encodes these proteins:
- the LOC124419384 gene encoding hormone receptor 4-like isoform X3 has protein sequence MSRSNRRLTATRVPNENHSPNEERSVVPRDSEEFYCVLCTGYHGLKFCRRFRRMTPQKRRVVERLGYCVNCLARSHSIRSCTSMEACLKCAQLHHTLLHPTRTVSPRPKTTTSSSRRSLDNSETHQQHRQHQQLRQHQQHRQHHRQNRQHPPHPHHHQHRYYEHRHHQRHQLQQRHPTPQPPAPVASPATNTTPAPDQHILAEAIKSLANVLCYQSKKE, from the exons ATGAG CAGGTCCAATCGACGACTAACCGCCACTCGGGTCCCTAATGAAAATCATAGCCCTAATGAAGAGAGAAGCGTGGTACCAAGAGACTCAGAGGAGTTCTACTGTGTGTTATGCACAGGATATCACGGGCTCAAGTTCTGTCGAAGATTTAGAAGGATGACGCCACAAAAGAGAAGGGTAGTTGAACGACTAGGGTACTGTGTTAATTGCTTGGCTAGAAGCCACAGCATCCGGTCATGTACCTCAATGGAGGCGTGCTTAAAATGTGCACAATTGCACCATACCCTGTTGCACCCAACAAGAACAGTCAGCCCACGACCGAAAACTACCACCAGCAGCAGTCGACGCAGTCTCGATAACTCCGAGACCCACCAACAGCATCGTCAACACCAACAGCTTCGTCAACACCAGCAGCATCGTCAACACCATCGTCAAAACCGACAACATCCACCTCACCCTCATCATCACCAACATCGTTATTATgaacatcgtcatcatcaacgTCATCAACTTCAACAACGCCACCCAACTCCACAACCGCCAGCTCCAGTTGCATCTCCTGCTACAAATACAACACCCGCTCCAGATCAACACATCTTGGCTGAAGCTATAAAATCGTTAGCCAACGTCCTATGCTATCAAAGCAAAAAGGAGTAA
- the LOC124419384 gene encoding hormone receptor 4-like isoform X1 translates to MAELYGRSNRRLTATRVPNENHSPNEERSVVPRDSEEFYCVLCTGYHGLKFCRRFRRMTPQKRRVVERLGYCVNCLARSHSIRSCTSMEACLKCAQLHHTLLHPTRTVSPRPKTTTSSSRRSLDNSETHQQHRQHQQLRQHQQHRQHHRQNRQHPPHPHHHQHRYYEHRHHQRHQLQQRHPTPQPPAPVASPATNTTPAPDQHILAEAIKSLANVLCYQSKKE, encoded by the exons ATGGCAGAGCTTTACGG CAGGTCCAATCGACGACTAACCGCCACTCGGGTCCCTAATGAAAATCATAGCCCTAATGAAGAGAGAAGCGTGGTACCAAGAGACTCAGAGGAGTTCTACTGTGTGTTATGCACAGGATATCACGGGCTCAAGTTCTGTCGAAGATTTAGAAGGATGACGCCACAAAAGAGAAGGGTAGTTGAACGACTAGGGTACTGTGTTAATTGCTTGGCTAGAAGCCACAGCATCCGGTCATGTACCTCAATGGAGGCGTGCTTAAAATGTGCACAATTGCACCATACCCTGTTGCACCCAACAAGAACAGTCAGCCCACGACCGAAAACTACCACCAGCAGCAGTCGACGCAGTCTCGATAACTCCGAGACCCACCAACAGCATCGTCAACACCAACAGCTTCGTCAACACCAGCAGCATCGTCAACACCATCGTCAAAACCGACAACATCCACCTCACCCTCATCATCACCAACATCGTTATTATgaacatcgtcatcatcaacgTCATCAACTTCAACAACGCCACCCAACTCCACAACCGCCAGCTCCAGTTGCATCTCCTGCTACAAATACAACACCCGCTCCAGATCAACACATCTTGGCTGAAGCTATAAAATCGTTAGCCAACGTCCTATGCTATCAAAGCAAAAAGGAGTAA
- the LOC124419384 gene encoding uncharacterized histidine-rich protein DDB_G0274557-like isoform X4 — MTPQKRRVVERLGYCVNCLARSHSIRSCTSMEACLKCAQLHHTLLHPTRTVSPRPKTTTSSSRRSLDNSETHQQHRQHQQLRQHQQHRQHHRQNRQHPPHPHHHQHRYYEHRHHQRHQLQQRHPTPQPPAPVASPATNTTPAPDQHILAEAIKSLANVLCYQSKKE; from the coding sequence ATGACGCCACAAAAGAGAAGGGTAGTTGAACGACTAGGGTACTGTGTTAATTGCTTGGCTAGAAGCCACAGCATCCGGTCATGTACCTCAATGGAGGCGTGCTTAAAATGTGCACAATTGCACCATACCCTGTTGCACCCAACAAGAACAGTCAGCCCACGACCGAAAACTACCACCAGCAGCAGTCGACGCAGTCTCGATAACTCCGAGACCCACCAACAGCATCGTCAACACCAACAGCTTCGTCAACACCAGCAGCATCGTCAACACCATCGTCAAAACCGACAACATCCACCTCACCCTCATCATCACCAACATCGTTATTATgaacatcgtcatcatcaacgTCATCAACTTCAACAACGCCACCCAACTCCACAACCGCCAGCTCCAGTTGCATCTCCTGCTACAAATACAACACCCGCTCCAGATCAACACATCTTGGCTGAAGCTATAAAATCGTTAGCCAACGTCCTATGCTATCAAAGCAAAAAGGAGTAA
- the LOC124419382 gene encoding uncharacterized protein LOC124419382, with protein MFTAVYINHSKLTPVTKLYHLRNKTRGEAGAIVKRYALFNDNFELAWNALKTRYENKRVLVDNQIKILFDIPAAINEDSESIRKIQSSVNDSLATLSTLGVEVNSWDPILIRLVSTKLPECTLALWEQSLTSPRELPKWSQMSQFLVDRYEAVERLTGIKTTKDSFTLSNKKSHIQTYTSQENIYTNCKLCNNEHYLRNCPKFKTFSTQQRIDFVFKNKICNNCLSPSHIKTKCRSKRTCFYCKKDHHSLLHIAHKPSITPQNSENIQNNGNSNHTKNNIQNTNTQAEQTSNSYKDEPATTSQRVQANCSSSNEIILLRTALMQIEHQGEIFTIRALIDPGSQRTFITEKIRSKLKLPYRNSHFEISGIGGQKQSAKKECEFILYAKKYNLRVPIKAIVLSSVTNTLPAVTFKVPYSAELKKLDLADPNFNKSSQIDLILGNDYEHYLNLEGIKKNICGQTSAYKTIFGWVLSGPIRAETVQSFSTAVTSSESSELSTLLRKFWEQVEIPKIRLTSEEDDFVEQFYTQTTTRNKDGRYIVRLPFKKEYHESVYLGSSRFIALAQYASMEKTLGKNNELQAEYKSVLDEYLTLDLMEETTSTEINYEGKFSSYICPIMRSCDLTIKQQRSNNSKRLNNSNSELEKI; from the exons ATGTTCACTGCAGTTTATATTAATCATTCAAAACTTACTCCTGTAACCAAATTATATCATCTCAGAAACAAAACAAGAGGTGAAGCAGGAGCTATAGTAAAACGATATGCATTGTTCAATGATAATTTTGAGTTAGCTTGGAATGCGTTAAAAACTAGATACGAAAACAAACGAGTTTTGGTCGATAACCAaatcaaaatattgtttgataTACCAGCCGCAATTAATGAAGATAGTGAGTCCATAAGAAAAATACAGTCGTCAGTAAACGATTCATTAGCAACACTTAGTACGCTAGGAGTAGAAGTAAATAGTTGGGATCCCATTTTAATTCGTTTAGTATCAACAAAATTACCTGAATGTACTCTAGCATTATGGGAACAATCTTTAACTTCTCCTCGTGAATTACCAAAATGGTCGCAAATGTCACAATTTTTAGTAGACAGATATGAAGCGGTAGAGCGACTAACAggcattaaaacaacaaaagacaGTTTTACTCTTTCCAATAAAAAAtctcatatacaaacatatacatcgCAAGAAAACATATATACGAATTGTAAACTCTGTAATAATGAACATTATTTAAGGAATTGtccaaaattcaaaactttttcaacGCAACAAAGAATAGATTTTgtcttcaaaaataaaatatgtaacaatTGTTTAAGTCCTTCACATATTAAGACGAAATGTAGAAGTAAAAGAACATGTTTTTACTGTAAGAAAGATCACCATTCATTATTGCATATTGCACACAAACCATCAATTACACCACAAAATTctgaaaatattcaaaacaatGGTAATAGTAACcatactaaaaataatattcaaaatacaaatacacaaGCTGAACAGACGAGTAATTCTTACAAAGATGAACCTGCAACTACTTCACAACGCGTTCAGGCAAACTGCTCGTCTAGCaacgaaattattttattgcgtACAGCTTTGATGCAAATAGAGCATCAAGGAGAAATCTTTACGATAAGAGCTTTGATAGACCCAGGCTCCCAAAGAACATTTATTACAGAAAAAATAAGAAGTAAATTAAAGTTGCCTTATAGAAATTCTCATTTTGAAATTAGTGGAATAGGAGGTCAAAAACAATCCGCAAAAAAAGAgtgtgaatttattttatatgcaaaGAAATATAACCTACGAGTTCCAATTAAGGCAATCGTCTTGTCGAGTGTTACTAATACACTACCAGCAGTTACGTTTAAAGTCCCATATTCTGCAGAACTTAAGAAATTGGACTTAGCTGacccaaattttaataaatcttccCAAATCGATCTTATTCTTGGTAATGATTATGAACATTATCTGAATCTAGAAggcataaagaaaaatatatgtggCCAAACATCAGCCTATAAAACTATATTTGGATGGGTGCTTAGCGGACCAATAAGAGCTGAAACTGTTCAATCATTCTCAACTGCGGTTACTTCATCAGAATCTTCAGAACTCAGTACACTATTGAGAAAATTTTGGGAGCAAGTAGAAATACCCAAAATTCGCCTTACGTCAGAAGAAGATgattttgttgaacaattttacACTCAAACAACTACTCGAAACAAAGATGGACGATATATTGTAAGGTTACCTTTTAAAAAAGAGTATCACGAATCAGTATATTTAGGATCATCTAGATTTATTGCATTAGCTCAATATGCCAGTATGGAAAAAACTTTaggaaaaaataatgaattgcAAGCTGAATATAAATCTGTTTTAGACGAGTATTTAACTCTAGACCTCATGGAAGAAACAACATCAACTGAAATTAATTATGAAGGTAAATTTAGCTCTTATATTTGCCCCATCATGCGGTCGTGCGACCTGACCATAAAACAACAAAG GTCCAACAATTCAAAACGACTTAATAACAGTAATTCTGAATTGGAGAAGATATAA
- the LOC124419383 gene encoding uncharacterized protein LOC124419383, whose amino-acid sequence MYRQILIHPNDRAFQRILYQPEKNGPIKGYELKTVTFEVNSAPFLAIRTLHQLASDSKAESPKASSILKYETYVDDILTGGVSIEETREAQNELIKTLKSAGFLLKKITANDTQLLEDLPKDNIYDSDFLRFHETSSTKTLSIKWEAISDTFTYTFSALSPSTKITKRQVLSSVAKLFDPAGWLAPIVIRAKICMQQLWLEGKDWDEEVSEESLQNWNNLVQDLSEVELISIPRWIQLMPNDTIQIHGFCDASKSAYCATVYIRCQTKTQNVFSNLLVAKSKVAPLQTVCLPRLELNGAVLLANLVNYVINSLNFSKSEIYLWTDSAKVLGWLSKPPSSWETYVANRTSRIHELMTNVTWRHVPTHDNPADLGTRGCKAQNLVNNSLWWNGPSWLKKTIIRMA is encoded by the coding sequence ATGTATCGTCAAATCCTAATTCATCCAAATGATAGAGCATTCCAAAGAATATTATATCAACCTGAAAAAAATGGCCCTATCAAAGGTTATGAATTGAAAACTGTTACGTTTGAAGTGAATAGCGCGCCTTTTCTAGCAATTCGTACGTTACATCAACTAGCGTCAGATTCAAAAGCGGAATCTCCCAAAGCATCATCCATTTTAAAGTATGAGACTTATGTAGATGACATATTAACTGGAGGGGTTTCAATTGAAGAAACTCGAGAGGCacaaaatgaattaattaaaactctGAAGTCTGCTGGATTTTTACTCAAGAAAATAACAGCAAATGATACACAGTTATTGGAAGATTTACCAAAAGACAATATATATGATTCCGATTTTTTACGGTTTCATGAAACTAGCTCCACAAAAACTTTAAGCATAAAGTGGGAAGCAATATCAGATACATTTACATATACTTTTTCAGCACTAAGTCCATCTACGAAAATAACAAAACGCCAAGTTCTGTCATCAGTCGCAAAACTGTTTGATCCAGCTGGATGGCTAGCCCCTATAGTCATCAGAGCAAAAATATGTATGCAGCAGTTATGGTTAGAAGGTAAAGACTGGGATGAAGAAGTTTCTGAGGAATCTCTACAAAATTGGAACAATTTAGTACAAGACTTATCTGAAGTTGAACTAATATCAATTCCCCGTTGGATTCAACTTATGCCTAATGATACAATACAAATTCACGGTTTCTGTGATGCATCGAAATCTGCTTATTGTGCCACTGTATACATTAGGTGTCAAACAAAAACTCAAAATGTATTCTCAAATTTACTAGTAGCAAAAAGTAAAGTTGCCCCTTTACAAACTGTCTGCCTCCCGCGCTTAGAGCTTAATGGCGCAGTGTTATTAGCAAATTTAGTTAATTACGTAATAAACTCTCTTAATTTCAGTAAAAGCGAAATATATTTGTGGACAGATTCAGCTAAAGTCCTTGGATGGTTATCAAAACCACCTTCATCATGGGAAACTTATGTGGCAAACAGAACATCACGAATACATGAATTAATGACTAATGTCACATGGCGACATGTTCCAACACATGATAATCCAGCTGATTTGGGCACACGAGGTTGTAAAGcacaaaatttggtaaataattCACTTTGGTGGAATGGACCATCATGGTTAAAAAAAACCATAATCAGAATGGCCTAA
- the LOC124419384 gene encoding hormone receptor 4-like isoform X2, giving the protein MAELYGSNRRLTATRVPNENHSPNEERSVVPRDSEEFYCVLCTGYHGLKFCRRFRRMTPQKRRVVERLGYCVNCLARSHSIRSCTSMEACLKCAQLHHTLLHPTRTVSPRPKTTTSSSRRSLDNSETHQQHRQHQQLRQHQQHRQHHRQNRQHPPHPHHHQHRYYEHRHHQRHQLQQRHPTPQPPAPVASPATNTTPAPDQHILAEAIKSLANVLCYQSKKE; this is encoded by the exons ATGGCAGAGCTTTACGG GTCCAATCGACGACTAACCGCCACTCGGGTCCCTAATGAAAATCATAGCCCTAATGAAGAGAGAAGCGTGGTACCAAGAGACTCAGAGGAGTTCTACTGTGTGTTATGCACAGGATATCACGGGCTCAAGTTCTGTCGAAGATTTAGAAGGATGACGCCACAAAAGAGAAGGGTAGTTGAACGACTAGGGTACTGTGTTAATTGCTTGGCTAGAAGCCACAGCATCCGGTCATGTACCTCAATGGAGGCGTGCTTAAAATGTGCACAATTGCACCATACCCTGTTGCACCCAACAAGAACAGTCAGCCCACGACCGAAAACTACCACCAGCAGCAGTCGACGCAGTCTCGATAACTCCGAGACCCACCAACAGCATCGTCAACACCAACAGCTTCGTCAACACCAGCAGCATCGTCAACACCATCGTCAAAACCGACAACATCCACCTCACCCTCATCATCACCAACATCGTTATTATgaacatcgtcatcatcaacgTCATCAACTTCAACAACGCCACCCAACTCCACAACCGCCAGCTCCAGTTGCATCTCCTGCTACAAATACAACACCCGCTCCAGATCAACACATCTTGGCTGAAGCTATAAAATCGTTAGCCAACGTCCTATGCTATCAAAGCAAAAAGGAGTAA